The Lactuca sativa cultivar Salinas chromosome 2, Lsat_Salinas_v11, whole genome shotgun sequence genome includes a window with the following:
- the LOC111884579 gene encoding probable magnesium transporter NIPA1 isoform X1, translating into MGGMSSDNIHGLVLAISSSLFIGSSFIIKKKGLMKAGATGIRAGEGGYTYLKEPWWWAGMVSMIIGEVANFAAYAYAPAILVTPLGALSMIISAVLAHYFLDERLHIFGVVGCALCLVGSTVIVLHAPQETQVDSVKQVWFFATEPRFLVYAFLVLVFVGVLIYRYVPLYGGTHLVIYVGICSLMGSLTVMCVKAVGIAMKLSFSGSNQFIYFQTWIFTLLLFVFCLTQLNYLNKALDTFNTAVISPVYYVMFTSLTILASMIMFKNWNHQNATQIVTELSGFVTIFSGTFLLHKTKDMGTPVVVESPKLSHSVTRSTNESPRRPEV; encoded by the exons ATGGGGGGAATGTCGTCTGATAATATACATGGACTTGTATTAGCTatatcttcaagtttatttattGGATCTAGCTTTATTATTAAGAAAAAAGGTCTCATGAAAGCTGGTGCTACTGGAATTAGAGCAG GTGAAGGAGGCTACACATACTTGAAGGAACCATGGTGGTGGGCTGGGATGGTGAGCA tgATAATAGGCGAGGTAGCAAATTTTGCTGCCTATGCATATGCTCCAGCAATTCTCGTAACCCCATTAGGAGCTTTAAGTATGATTATAAG TGCAGTGTTAGCCCATTATTTTTTGGATGAAAGGTTGCATATTTTTGGTGTAGTCGGGTGTGCATTATGTTTAGTGGGTTCAACCGTAATTGTCTTGCATGCCCCACAAGAGACCCAAGTTGACTCGGTTAAACAAGTCTGGTTCTTTGCAACCGAGCCAA GATTCCTGGTCTATGCCTTTCTTGTTTTGGTTTTTGTTGGTGTGCTTATTTACCGTTATGTGCCGTTATATGGTGGGACCCATTTGGTCATATATGTCGGGATTTGCTCTCTCATGGGCTCCCTCACG GTTATGTGTGTGAAAGCAGTGGGAATTGCCATGAAGCTATCATTTTCTGGAAGTAACCAATTTATATACTTCCAAACATGGATTTTCACCTTGCTACTATTCGTTTTCTGTCTCACACAACTCAACTACTTGAACAAG GCACTAGATACCTTCAATACTGCTGTCATTTCACCTGTATATTATGTCATGTTTACAAGCCTCACCATTTTAGCCAGTATGATCATGTTCAAG AATTGGAATCATCAAAATGCGACACAAATTGTGACAGAATTGTCTGGTTTTGTGACAATTTTTTCGGGGACTTTTCTTCTTCATAAAACAAAGGATATGGGAACTCCAGTGGTGGTGGAATCACCTAAGCTTTCACATTCTGTAACTAGAAGCACAAATGAAAGCCCCAGGCGGCCGGAGGTGTGA
- the LOC111884579 gene encoding probable magnesium transporter NIPA2 isoform X3, producing MVVGWDVIIGEVANFAAYAYAPAILVTPLGALSMIISAVLAHYFLDERLHIFGVVGCALCLVGSTVIVLHAPQETQVDSVKQVWFFATEPRFLVYAFLVLVFVGVLIYRYVPLYGGTHLVIYVGICSLMGSLTVMCVKAVGIAMKLSFSGSNQFIYFQTWIFTLLLFVFCLTQLNYLNKALDTFNTAVISPVYYVMFTSLTILASMIMFKNWNHQNATQIVTELSGFVTIFSGTFLLHKTKDMGTPVVVESPKLSHSVTRSTNESPRRPEV from the exons ATGGTGGTGGGCTGGGATG tgATAATAGGCGAGGTAGCAAATTTTGCTGCCTATGCATATGCTCCAGCAATTCTCGTAACCCCATTAGGAGCTTTAAGTATGATTATAAG TGCAGTGTTAGCCCATTATTTTTTGGATGAAAGGTTGCATATTTTTGGTGTAGTCGGGTGTGCATTATGTTTAGTGGGTTCAACCGTAATTGTCTTGCATGCCCCACAAGAGACCCAAGTTGACTCGGTTAAACAAGTCTGGTTCTTTGCAACCGAGCCAA GATTCCTGGTCTATGCCTTTCTTGTTTTGGTTTTTGTTGGTGTGCTTATTTACCGTTATGTGCCGTTATATGGTGGGACCCATTTGGTCATATATGTCGGGATTTGCTCTCTCATGGGCTCCCTCACG GTTATGTGTGTGAAAGCAGTGGGAATTGCCATGAAGCTATCATTTTCTGGAAGTAACCAATTTATATACTTCCAAACATGGATTTTCACCTTGCTACTATTCGTTTTCTGTCTCACACAACTCAACTACTTGAACAAG GCACTAGATACCTTCAATACTGCTGTCATTTCACCTGTATATTATGTCATGTTTACAAGCCTCACCATTTTAGCCAGTATGATCATGTTCAAG AATTGGAATCATCAAAATGCGACACAAATTGTGACAGAATTGTCTGGTTTTGTGACAATTTTTTCGGGGACTTTTCTTCTTCATAAAACAAAGGATATGGGAACTCCAGTGGTGGTGGAATCACCTAAGCTTTCACATTCTGTAACTAGAAGCACAAATGAAAGCCCCAGGCGGCCGGAGGTGTGA
- the LOC111884579 gene encoding probable magnesium transporter NIPA2 isoform X4: MVSMIIGEVANFAAYAYAPAILVTPLGALSMIISAVLAHYFLDERLHIFGVVGCALCLVGSTVIVLHAPQETQVDSVKQVWFFATEPRFLVYAFLVLVFVGVLIYRYVPLYGGTHLVIYVGICSLMGSLTVMCVKAVGIAMKLSFSGSNQFIYFQTWIFTLLLFVFCLTQLNYLNKALDTFNTAVISPVYYVMFTSLTILASMIMFKNWNHQNATQIVTELSGFVTIFSGTFLLHKTKDMGTPVVVESPKLSHSVTRSTNESPRRPEV, from the exons ATGGTGAGCA tgATAATAGGCGAGGTAGCAAATTTTGCTGCCTATGCATATGCTCCAGCAATTCTCGTAACCCCATTAGGAGCTTTAAGTATGATTATAAG TGCAGTGTTAGCCCATTATTTTTTGGATGAAAGGTTGCATATTTTTGGTGTAGTCGGGTGTGCATTATGTTTAGTGGGTTCAACCGTAATTGTCTTGCATGCCCCACAAGAGACCCAAGTTGACTCGGTTAAACAAGTCTGGTTCTTTGCAACCGAGCCAA GATTCCTGGTCTATGCCTTTCTTGTTTTGGTTTTTGTTGGTGTGCTTATTTACCGTTATGTGCCGTTATATGGTGGGACCCATTTGGTCATATATGTCGGGATTTGCTCTCTCATGGGCTCCCTCACG GTTATGTGTGTGAAAGCAGTGGGAATTGCCATGAAGCTATCATTTTCTGGAAGTAACCAATTTATATACTTCCAAACATGGATTTTCACCTTGCTACTATTCGTTTTCTGTCTCACACAACTCAACTACTTGAACAAG GCACTAGATACCTTCAATACTGCTGTCATTTCACCTGTATATTATGTCATGTTTACAAGCCTCACCATTTTAGCCAGTATGATCATGTTCAAG AATTGGAATCATCAAAATGCGACACAAATTGTGACAGAATTGTCTGGTTTTGTGACAATTTTTTCGGGGACTTTTCTTCTTCATAAAACAAAGGATATGGGAACTCCAGTGGTGGTGGAATCACCTAAGCTTTCACATTCTGTAACTAGAAGCACAAATGAAAGCCCCAGGCGGCCGGAGGTGTGA
- the LOC111884579 gene encoding probable magnesium transporter NIPA1 isoform X2 codes for MGGMSSDNIHGLVLAISSSLFIGSSFIIKKKGLMKAGATGIRAGEGGYTYLKEPWWWAGMVSMIIGEVANFAAYAYAPAILVTPLGALSMIIRLHIFGVVGCALCLVGSTVIVLHAPQETQVDSVKQVWFFATEPRFLVYAFLVLVFVGVLIYRYVPLYGGTHLVIYVGICSLMGSLTVMCVKAVGIAMKLSFSGSNQFIYFQTWIFTLLLFVFCLTQLNYLNKALDTFNTAVISPVYYVMFTSLTILASMIMFKNWNHQNATQIVTELSGFVTIFSGTFLLHKTKDMGTPVVVESPKLSHSVTRSTNESPRRPEV; via the exons ATGGGGGGAATGTCGTCTGATAATATACATGGACTTGTATTAGCTatatcttcaagtttatttattGGATCTAGCTTTATTATTAAGAAAAAAGGTCTCATGAAAGCTGGTGCTACTGGAATTAGAGCAG GTGAAGGAGGCTACACATACTTGAAGGAACCATGGTGGTGGGCTGGGATGGTGAGCA tgATAATAGGCGAGGTAGCAAATTTTGCTGCCTATGCATATGCTCCAGCAATTCTCGTAACCCCATTAGGAGCTTTAAGTATGATTATAAG GTTGCATATTTTTGGTGTAGTCGGGTGTGCATTATGTTTAGTGGGTTCAACCGTAATTGTCTTGCATGCCCCACAAGAGACCCAAGTTGACTCGGTTAAACAAGTCTGGTTCTTTGCAACCGAGCCAA GATTCCTGGTCTATGCCTTTCTTGTTTTGGTTTTTGTTGGTGTGCTTATTTACCGTTATGTGCCGTTATATGGTGGGACCCATTTGGTCATATATGTCGGGATTTGCTCTCTCATGGGCTCCCTCACG GTTATGTGTGTGAAAGCAGTGGGAATTGCCATGAAGCTATCATTTTCTGGAAGTAACCAATTTATATACTTCCAAACATGGATTTTCACCTTGCTACTATTCGTTTTCTGTCTCACACAACTCAACTACTTGAACAAG GCACTAGATACCTTCAATACTGCTGTCATTTCACCTGTATATTATGTCATGTTTACAAGCCTCACCATTTTAGCCAGTATGATCATGTTCAAG AATTGGAATCATCAAAATGCGACACAAATTGTGACAGAATTGTCTGGTTTTGTGACAATTTTTTCGGGGACTTTTCTTCTTCATAAAACAAAGGATATGGGAACTCCAGTGGTGGTGGAATCACCTAAGCTTTCACATTCTGTAACTAGAAGCACAAATGAAAGCCCCAGGCGGCCGGAGGTGTGA